The genomic window GCCGAAAGAAAGGCACTGATGCCAATAGACTGTTGTCAGAGCACGGTAAATAATAGCCACTGGTTTAATTAACGCCATTTTAACAGGGGATCCCTGAGAGGGCCTGTGTGGTGGTGTTTTATTTGCGGTTCGGTGCCTTCTACCGGACCGGGACTTAAATAAAGTGCCTTTGGTATCATCTGAGAGAAAAGCAGGAGGCGTTTGACCATGGAGGGTCCAAGCCGAAACACTGGATTCAGGCAGAGCCGACGGTCCCGTTCACAGCGTGACAGGGAGCGGCGAAGGAGAAGAGTGGACCTGGCGGAGGAGCGGGCCACATCCCTGTCCTCAGGCTCCGATCGTGAGGCTCGTGGGACAAACAGTGTCATGGGTCCTGGTGGCAGAGAATGCCGGCCCGGTTTTGGGAGACACAGGCCTCCGCGTCGTAGGAAGAGAGAGTCGGTGTCCTGCGAGGAAGACATTATTGATGGCTTCGCGATTGCGAGCTTTATTAGCTTGGAAGCTCTGGAGGTAAGCATCTTGTTtatgcattttcacacagttcATCAGCTGTCACTCATAGACGGCATTTTCACATTAGTATAATCAGTGATTGACCACAGGCATTGCAGACAGGTGGCCCACTCATTTCCtcttaattatttaaatttatcAGATGCATAAACCTATATTACTTTTGTTTATTACCTgccctcttttttctctccatcacaaCAAATAATGCCTTCACTCCTCCAGCCAAAGGTGGGaaagactgaaaaataaaactccTTGACCTAATACCATTCCTTGCTTGAAGAAAACAGCCCTTTCAGGCTAAAGCCAAACCCCAAGGCCATTCCACTGATGGGTTTTGGAGGCTTCAATTATTCATGTTCCAGTTCTGTGAGGTGTTGATATAGCTGCCAAATGGCTTTTtaggaaaggaaagaaaaataatgcaTCCACcagaataaaataaagtgaTATATAAGTGCATATATAACACACAAGCTTAGCCTTTATGGTGGAAGTATTTAGGTCTGGGATCTTCAACCAACACTTTTCATTACCAAATGAGTTGCATTTAGTTGTTACTAGTTGTTTGCCCATCGTAAAAGGGAATGAAGTTAAAGAAGCatgtgagttaaaaaaatacatacagagaGCTTTTTACTCACATGATGTTTACAATGGGCAAAACAGGCAATGTAATGCTGTTTAATATTTGTTCATCTGTGTGTCATTTGGTTGTGAATTCAGTGTCAAGATGGTAAATGAAATTAGTTGTCAATAGTTCATGTGGTAAAACTGCCCGTAAACATACACTTCGTTCTTGGATATTGCTTTATCTAAAACTTTTGTAAGTAAAAAGCTTATGTTGACTACCATGTACTGGTGTCTTTCTATTGGGATAGAATTTTGCTTTTATAAATGTTGTGTGGCATAGAGGTCAAACACAACACCGTCTTAAGATTCAGTCTCAGAACAAAACATATAATTGAGtctacacacaaacagctgaagaaATTGTCTCATGCAGTCTCTATTACATCACATTACATCATTGAATCTCTTTTTACGACCACTCGCATTAAAGACTGCAGAAATTACCTGTAAGGACAGTAATCTGTGTCATTTTATTGTGGTCTTTATGTCTACAAATAAGCACCAATACATATTCTTGAATCTAAAtactaatatttgtttttttgccccTCTTTATCAGATGGACTGTTCACTGAAGCCCAATCAGCGCACTGACATGCCGGGAAGGAGGAACAAGGGCAAGAGGGGTCCAGAGGAGAATGGTGGAGGGCCGATATCGGAGCCGGAGGAAGGAGCCCCGCACAGCCACTCCAGCAGCAACAAGAGTAGAAATAAGAGAAGAAAGATAGAGGTGAAACTTTTGAGCAACAACTCAGCTGAACTAGAACATTCCACCATGAACTTGTCATGTTAAGCTAATTCTAAATCGGATGTTTACATTTCAGTGGTGCTAACTACCTCTATAGCCTGCCATTGAAAATGATCTTGTAAAACTGGTTTGCACTCATGCTCTTGCACAAATTCTGACAACACCTatcattcatgtgtgttttttttttacatgaagcAACAGAGACTTATTCCCTAGAACTAGCAAACATTCGTTTTAAAGTTGAATCGCAACAAAActcaaatattattttttttttctaggggGCCCTTTTGGAGACTGGCTACATTGTAAGTTTGTCTTCTAATTTTATAGTGAGGTATGTTTATGCACGCTAAATGATGCGAATCTGAGATCTCTTCCCCCTTActgttttctttcagtgtgACACAGAGAGCGATACAGGAGACAAGGTGTGTAATGTTTCTTTGTAGACTTAGCAAATATCAAATGAATCAATGTGTGACAGCACACTTTGTTCATATGTAGAAATAATTAAGTATTCATGGCTCTTTTAACACACAGTGGAATGTTGCATTTTTTGCAATTTTGATTTGTGTTAAAATATAACATTCTAATAAGACCATTGTGTTTGTATCATGTAGGCCTCTGATCATGACATGGATCCAGTTTTCACAGTCAGCACTAGAAAAGGTTTGAGAAATTTTGTACTGCTTCATTGTTTAACAATTTGTGTCTTATGGGACACCTTTCACCTTAAACACTGTGACTCTCCACTGTATAATGTTAAGGACGGGCAACATTTtcacaaatgttgtttttttcagttgttGATCCTGCCCCTTCAAAAATGGGCACATCTATGGGAAAAAGCTGCCTATCTCTACAAGCCCGCTGGAGTGGCGTCTCACGTTTGATGGTGACACCGCGTGTATCTGGCCTAGAGCGAAGTCAAGAGAAAAGCCTAGAGCTGCACTTCCCAGAGCCTGTCTCTACCTCTCCCGCCTCATTTTCTTGCCTGCCTTCCCACTCCCCCATCATGGCCGCAGGCACAGTCCCCCGGCTCAGCCCGGTCAACGGCAACAGCAGCCGCCACAACGGCAGCCCCCCACTTTCCAAACCCAAGACCTTTCTCACTTTTCCTGGACGATCTCATTACACCAACAACAGGTCTGTGTGCCTTTATTATTTTTGAGTGTTGCCTACTAAATTTGTTTCTACTGGAAGGTTTGATTTTTCCATTAAAGCAAACATGATTCATGTATTACATTTTTCCACAGGAGCAGCACCCCAGTCAAACCACCATCATCTGCTTCATCTGTTGCGTCTTCCTCATCCTCTATGCGTCCGCCTACTCCCTCCACCAGTGTATCTCTGCCCTACAGCCGGGGCTTAGGATCCTCAGGGCCCCACCGACCCCCGTCCCGAGCCAGCTCTGGCCTgcctccccctccacctctgcttcaaGTATCTgcccactcagcagcagccggTATAACAGAAATGCTTTTTTCCACTGGTGTTACTGTCTCTTTCAGTTGTTCATTAGAATTAGAGTGGCTGCTGTGTTACAAAACTAACCCAAATCCAGACTTCCTCTGGCAGTTGTCTGAGGTTGTCTGGAGTGTTGAGGAAGTTGTACATTGATGAACTTCTCATCACATAGCAGAAACTGCATAAAAGACTTGTAGCGTAGTTATTGTGGAGAGGaagcacttaaaaaaaacttgcacTTTAACAAACTACTTGCAAGTGTAAACTGTTGGCATTTTCTCTGTgtgatggatttttttaatcatttattttctgtgcatTATCATAATATCCCCAAGTTAATTGATCATTAATTAGTGTTTGATTTCACCAGAGCGTGAGGGCAGACGCAGTGTCCCGGGGGCTGAAAACAATGCAGCAGCCGGCCGCTCGACTCCTGGTGGTCCATCAGCATCAAGCTCTGCACCAGGTTCATCAGGCCGGTCGTCTCAGAACCAGCCAAGCATCCCGCCGCTGGCCTTCCAGTTCCATCAGCACAACCAccagcaccaacacacacacacgcaccaacACTTCACGCCCTTCCTGCACCCCACAGCTACTGCACCGCCTCTGGTGAGATGTGCTGTCTGCTACTATGCACTTTAACCATACTAAGTATtttgtaatatatatttttttaacttgttttgaatgtttttgtcttttagttTGACAAATATCCAGGCAAAATCGATGGGCTGTACCGCCACCCTGTGAGTATTTGGTATAATCTGAATTATGTggcatgaaaaaaagaaaagaaatgaagatATATTTTTAACTGtacaaaacagaaatgatttTCATCAACACTCACTCACTAATAcgtttttgtgtgtcagttcTTTCCACAATACCCACCACCGTCAGTGCCGAGTATTCAGCCTGTGATTCCTCCCACCGGGCCTTTTAGCTCCTTGCAAGGAGCATTTCAGCCAAAGGTGAGAACATCTCtgactttgtatttttttacatatgatCCCCTACTTTACATCTCTTGTAGGATTTAGTGTCCTTTTGATCTCTTGTACCTGAGAACCAATGATGATAATGTGCTGCATGTTTTATAACAATGAGGATGGAGAGATAGTGTAACAAGCAGGCTAATTTAACAATGATTCTGTTGTCAGAATCCTTTAGTTTTGCTGTATGTTGATCTGATAAAGAAatgaagctaatgctaatgcacTGGTAGGCTTGTGGATCAGCAGGTTGTGGCtgatgtgttttgatgtgtgtgacagCCTCTTGTTCCTCAGGGAACAGGTCCTGATATAACGGCACGACTTGGGGTTGTGCCTCACCACCTGCAGCCCAAAGACCCCAGGGTAAGGACAGTgtgcttaattttttttttttttttaagtttgcatCATTGTTACTTGCCTGTTTTGTATATAATCTATATAATCATATATATAGAGCCAGTTGAGGTTAGGATGTGCTGCAACATGGGCGTAGTCAGTGCAGAAAAGAGTGCAAAACTATTCCTGATAAAGAGTGAGGTGTGTTGATTAAAAGTGGTTTTTGTTCTCTTGTAGCTAACTGATCCATTTGGGACATCGTTGAAAATCAGTAATGTAAGCaaaaatggatgtttttgacTACCTTGGCTCCTTAAAACCTTTAGCCtaattttagtgttttaatgcTTCTCTCACTCTTTGCACTAATCTTGCATAATCCTGACTGCTACTGGTCATTTCTCTGCCCTTGCACACCCAGTTAGATATTTAAGATGCAGAAATTACCCTGTACAGAATAATGTATGTGGTTGTTCTTTTCTTGTATTTCTAGCTGTGCATTTTTTACTGTCTTTTCTGTACACAATCTAAATTTATACTGAGCCCTAAGCAAGTAACTTCATCTTCACCTGCAAAACCCCAACCTTGTGCAGAGGCTAGACAATACATTTCTGGagtatagaaaaaaacatctgactcTGTGTGCAAAGGCTTTAAGGTTGTACTTGCCAGATTCATGAAATAGTTTGATTTTTGTGCTATACAGAAACCAGGAAAATGGTGTGCTATGCATGTATATGTCGCCTGGATGATTCTAAGCCATCAGAAAAAAGTGAAGGTAAATGTACATTTCAGTTTACACACTTCAGTGAATAAAATTATCATGTGGACAGAAGGGAAAATTTAActaccacttttttttttagctgatgCAGGCTGATCCTCACAAGCTGGACTTCCGCAGTGACTTGCTAGCACGTTTTCCTGGAGCTGGGGGACTTGGCCAGTTGGGGCCCATGGGTGGAGCCCTTCCTCCCACTCATGACCTGACCAGACCTCCCAGTCTGTTCTCAGCTACAGGTGCATGTCACAATGATATACTTCCTCAGTGACATCCTGAATTTCCCTCCTGGGGATCTATCTATATTTTCAAGATTTTGGTTTTGTAAATTGTTCATGTGCTACATGACAACTTGTTGACaaaattgtgtttgttgtttttttattagttgtatccatgtctctttttttcttatttaatttcTTCTTTTGGCATTCTTTATTTAGTATTTTCTCTCCTGATATCTCCTGAtagcattgctgtgtgtgtctgtttgtacaatagtttttttaacaaaaatcaTACTTTCTCTCAGGTCCAGTCAATCCGTCCTCTGCTCCTTTCATCTCCCCATCAGCGCCACACTCCTCTTTCCTCACACCGACTGCACACTTAGGTAAGAGTAGAAGTAAAAGAATTACTGAATGTATCCACACAGTAttcctacatttttttttatttgtccatTTTAGATCCATATGGCCGATCCCCGCCCTTCACCCCACTAGGGGCACTGGGTTCTGGTGCCTTTGGAGGACTTGGCAGCCCTGCATTGGGTCAGTTTTACAGGATCTGTTCTTATCCAGCATAAAACTTGATGGATAGTCTCTGTTTTCAAATCTGTCTTAACGCAGTCTTtacattataatatataatggGTGTTCACATTGAACACAGTTGTTGTTGGGGGGTGAAGCTACAGGTGAGAAGAAAAGCCCCGTGCAGGGCTTTTAAACTATGCTGGATCattagttgtttttgtttaacgGGGCTAAAGTTATTTCAGTGGTCGCTGTAATCATTGTTCATTTCTAATTACAGTGTTATCCGTTTACCACGACCAGGAGTCGGTGCAAAAAGAAATAATTcttcagtaataataataataattcagtCACAAACAGTCAGGGCCTTGTTGTTTTGCTAACTAGGACTGCTGATGAGGCTCTTTGCctcaacatatatatatatataaaaaaaaaatctgtgtgatGTTCTCACAGTAGGACATCACCACCAGATAGAAAATTGACAGAAAGAATAATAAATCAACAAATGGATACAATTTAAGTCTTGCAAAGTACAAACTCTTTTTTGTAAAAATGCTGTATGGTGTATATTCACTTGTTGGCAGTTCATTTTAGTCCAAAGACAGAGCATGTGGGCAGAAAATGTATAGCCCTCTCATGCATTACCACCCACTGTTTTCTAAATCATTGACACATCTGTCTGAGGGCTAGCATCATTAACACATTTTGTCCTATTGAGAAATGATGTTGAGCTTGTAATTTATTGAGTCCCACCTCTCCTGCTAGACACTGTCAGTCAAAACAGAGCAAGGGCATTGGAAgctgtctctcttttctcttgttGGATTGCCTACAGTAGACAAGTTTCATACCTGTGGATTGATGAATGCCTAATATTGTGAGCTATTGAAAATTTGTGAAGGGATGAAACTAGAGGTAAATTTCTTTTTATGCAGTGGTACAGAACATGACAACACACCTAACTTATAATTTAGTGATCAATGATCAGAGAAACGGGGTGTTGATAGTTGCTTTCATTCAAAGCAAATAGTTTATGGGGAACTGGAATCTAGATATAAGTATTCAGCATGTTGGAATTGTATCAGCCTCTCATTGTTTTCTCTACCTGCCTGTACCATTACGTTTTGATGACACTTTTTGACAGAGATGATTATATGTTTTTCATAAAGATGATCTCAGAACAAAATCAAGGCATGAGTGTAACGGTGCACAATGTTCCATTAGGCTTGCTTTTACTTAGCATACAAAGTGGTCCTAAATGCCTTTATTATATTTTGTCCTGGTGTGCAATTATGTAGACATGATTCGTTTGGAATAAATGCACGGTTGAACTCATACAACAATACTAATCTGATCTGTCATTAAgtaaactagactaaaacttctccaaacacacattttagtgTGTTTATTCTGTTGGTTCCACCTCTGGGCTTGAAAACGTTTGACCAAGGTGGTTGGTGTTGCTGTGCTTCTCTCTCCACGTAATGTTTTTCTCTGCTCAGAACACAGCTACACCtcagctgttgctgtcacaggtaTTCATGCTGTGAATGGCTGTGTTGGGCTTTTTATTGACATACCAGTACAAGGTTAATGCATCTTTTGTGTaaccataaaaaaacaattattcgTCCACTATGAAAGCATGAATTAAGCATTCCTGTCATACTGTGCTTTTTTATCAAAGGTAGACACAAGCTCATACAGATGttattttagtttgttttgtttttacaaaaagcagcttttttatTAAAGATTTTGTTCAAGCAGCTTGTTGGAAGTGAAATGACTACG from Parambassis ranga chromosome 19, fParRan2.1, whole genome shotgun sequence includes these protein-coding regions:
- the fbrs gene encoding autism susceptibility gene 2 protein homolog isoform X3, translating into MEGPSRNTGFRQSRRSRSQRDRERRRRRVDLAEERATSLSSGSDREARGTNSVMGPGGRECRPGFGRHRPPRRRKRESVSCEEDIIDGFAIASFISLEALEMDCSLKPNQRTDMPGRRNKGKRGPEENGGGPISEPEEGAPHSHSSSNKSRNKRRKIEGALLETGYICDTESDTGDKASDHDMDPVFTVSTRKVVDPAPSKMGTSMGKSCLSLQARWSGVSRLMVTPRVSGLERSQEKSLELHFPEPVSTSPASFSCLPSHSPIMAAGTVPRLSPVNGNSSRHNGSPPLSKPKTFLTFPGRSHYTNNRSSTPVKPPSSASSVASSSSSMRPPTPSTSVSLPYSRGLGSSGPHRPPSRASSGLPPPPPLLQVSAHSAAAEREGRRSVPGAENNAAAGRSTPGGPSASSSAPGSSGRSSQNQPSIPPLAFQFHQHNHQHQHTHTHQHFTPFLHPTATAPPLFDKYPGKIDGLYRHPFFPQYPPPSVPSIQPVIPPTGPFSSLQGAFQPKGTGPDITARLGVVPHHLQPKDPRLTDPFGTSLKISNKPGKWCAMHVYVAWMILSHQKKVKVNLMQADPHKLDFRSDLLARFPGAGGLGQLGPMGGALPPTHDLTRPPSLFSATGPVNPSSAPFISPSAPHSSFLTPTAHLDPYGRSPPFTPLGALGSGAFGGLGSPALGSVFGHKDSPASVVGSLSTPNHHDPWNRLHAGPSGFPSGPSWAKGADKRDERDRGKDGERREIPHIKDEKDRDNMLYGRQPVRMSPVATSFKPRSSTPVSHINGHSSALGGSSGPIEDLTRSLNRDRDGEKRPVPTVSSRGPPVGPSSLVADRDRPRSSSSSVLNTPPPSNRSAPSPLDLYPRPLGPTAHSLHSDPSHSQRDSNAPVSSAASASVTLSQAKKSDRTTTPVSKPPLLLPPVKVKEERKEEPEHIPITLPPSAPSHSFDRPNSHPHHHSSGTPSSSSLSLTPTPGVPLPPPTPNPPSHQHLSLLERSRAIEAYLGSTAGAGLVVGPGGERFSHGPHQGPPQGPHSFTWDPWRELAVQQQHQHRREALALRSDPHLALRSDPHLARLLQHQRLLEAERVAAVAAAAAVAAPHHPPTSTSAASASAGRPEFSLMAHHFDRPPQLGPPGGGLIDEEQRAQILREDFERARYFGLHPHLPHGSHLSSPSHAATAAHLEQLHPGLLSHALPPGAAAASQHHAGLYSRLGPLTPHQVPNGILAKTTAGLMGVGMGVGAPPPLIPSVTSRSSTPPRSSRLGPGELTLYSAHKDGESR
- the fbrs gene encoding autism susceptibility gene 2 protein homolog isoform X1, giving the protein MEGPSRNTGFRQSRRSRSQRDRERRRRRVDLAEERATSLSSGSDREARGTNSVMGPGGRECRPGFGRHRPPRRRKRESVSCEEDIIDGFAIASFISLEALEMDCSLKPNQRTDMPGRRNKGKRGPEENGGGPISEPEEGAPHSHSSSNKSRNKRRKIEGALLETGYICDTESDTGDKASDHDMDPVFTVSTRKVVDPAPSKMGTSMGKSCLSLQARWSGVSRLMVTPRVSGLERSQEKSLELHFPEPVSTSPASFSCLPSHSPIMAAGTVPRLSPVNGNSSRHNGSPPLSKPKTFLTFPGRSHYTNNRSSTPVKPPSSASSVASSSSSMRPPTPSTSVSLPYSRGLGSSGPHRPPSRASSGLPPPPPLLQVSAHSAAAEREGRRSVPGAENNAAAGRSTPGGPSASSSAPGSSGRSSQNQPSIPPLAFQFHQHNHQHQHTHTHQHFTPFLHPTATAPPLFDKYPGKIDGLYRHPFFPQYPPPSVPSIQPVIPPTGPFSSLQGAFQPKPLVPQGTGPDITARLGVVPHHLQPKDPRLTDPFGTSLKISNKPGKWCAMHVYVAWMILSHQKKVKVNLMQADPHKLDFRSDLLARFPGAGGLGQLGPMGGALPPTHDLTRPPSLFSATGPVNPSSAPFISPSAPHSSFLTPTAHLDPYGRSPPFTPLGALGSGAFGGLGSPALGSVFGHKDSPASVVGSLSTPNHHDPWNRLHAGPSGFPSGPSWAKGADKRDERDRGKDGERREIPHIKDEKDRDNMLYGRQPVRMSPVATSFKPRSSTPVSHINGHSSALGGSSGPIEDLTRSLNRDRDGEKRPVPTVSSRGPPVGPSSLVADRDRPRSSSSSVLNTPPPSNRSAPSPLDLYPRPLGPTAHSLHSDPSHSQRDSNAPVSSAASASVTLSQAKKSDRTTTPVSKPPLLLPPVKVKEERKEEPEHIPITLPPSAPSHSFDRPNSHPHHHSSGTPSSSSLSLTPTPGVPLPPPTPNPPSHQHLSLLERSRAIEAYLGSTAGAGLVVGPGGERFSHGPHQGPPQGPHSFTWDPWRELAVQQQHQHRREALALRSDPHLALRSDPHLARLLQHQRLLEAERVAAVAAAAAVAAPHHPPTSTSAASASAGRPEFSLMAHHFDRPPQLGPPGGGLIDEEQRAQILREDFERARYFGLHPHLPHGSHLSSPSHAATAAHLEQLHPGLLSHALPPGAAAASQHHAGLYSRLGPLTPHQVPNGILAKTTAGLMGVGMGVGAPPPLIPSVTSRSSTPPRSSRLGPGELTLYSAHKDGESR
- the fbrs gene encoding autism susceptibility gene 2 protein homolog isoform X4, translating into MEGPSRNTGFRQSRRSRSQRDRERRRRRVDLAEERATSLSSGSDREARGTNSVMGPGGRECRPGFGRHRPPRRRKRESVSCEEDIIDGFAIASFISLEALEMDCSLKPNQRTDMPGRRNKGKRGPEENGGGPISEPEEGAPHSHSSSNKSRNKRRKIEGALLETGYICDTESDTGDKASDHDMDPVFTVSTRKVVDPAPSKMGTSMGKSCLSLQARWSGVSRLMVTPRVSGLERSQEKSLELHFPEPVSTSPASFSCLPSHSPIMAAGTVPRLSPVNGNSSRHNGSPPLSKPKTFLTFPGRSHYTNNRSSTPVKPPSSASSVASSSSSMRPPTPSTSVSLPYSRGLGSSGPHRPPSRASSGLPPPPPLLQVSAHSAAAEREGRRSVPGAENNAAAGRSTPGGPSASSSAPGSSGRSSQNQPSIPPLAFQFHQHNHQHQHTHTHQHFTPFLHPTATAPPLFDKYPGKIDGLYRHPFFPQYPPPSVPSIQPVIPPTGPFSSLQGAFQPKGTGPDITARLGVVPHHLQPKDPRLTDPFGTSLKISNKPGKWCAMHVYVAWMILSHQKKVKLMQADPHKLDFRSDLLARFPGAGGLGQLGPMGGALPPTHDLTRPPSLFSATGPVNPSSAPFISPSAPHSSFLTPTAHLDPYGRSPPFTPLGALGSGAFGGLGSPALGSVFGHKDSPASVVGSLSTPNHHDPWNRLHAGPSGFPSGPSWAKGADKRDERDRGKDGERREIPHIKDEKDRDNMLYGRQPVRMSPVATSFKPRSSTPVSHINGHSSALGGSSGPIEDLTRSLNRDRDGEKRPVPTVSSRGPPVGPSSLVADRDRPRSSSSSVLNTPPPSNRSAPSPLDLYPRPLGPTAHSLHSDPSHSQRDSNAPVSSAASASVTLSQAKKSDRTTTPVSKPPLLLPPVKVKEERKEEPEHIPITLPPSAPSHSFDRPNSHPHHHSSGTPSSSSLSLTPTPGVPLPPPTPNPPSHQHLSLLERSRAIEAYLGSTAGAGLVVGPGGERFSHGPHQGPPQGPHSFTWDPWRELAVQQQHQHRREALALRSDPHLALRSDPHLARLLQHQRLLEAERVAAVAAAAAVAAPHHPPTSTSAASASAGRPEFSLMAHHFDRPPQLGPPGGGLIDEEQRAQILREDFERARYFGLHPHLPHGSHLSSPSHAATAAHLEQLHPGLLSHALPPGAAAASQHHAGLYSRLGPLTPHQVPNGILAKTTAGLMGVGMGVGAPPPLIPSVTSRSSTPPRSSRLGPGELTLYSAHKDGESR
- the fbrs gene encoding autism susceptibility gene 2 protein homolog isoform X2 — protein: MEGPSRNTGFRQSRRSRSQRDRERRRRRVDLAEERATSLSSGSDREARGTNSVMGPGGRECRPGFGRHRPPRRRKRESVSCEEDIIDGFAIASFISLEALEMDCSLKPNQRTDMPGRRNKGKRGPEENGGGPISEPEEGAPHSHSSSNKSRNKRRKIEGALLETGYICDTESDTGDKASDHDMDPVFTVSTRKVVDPAPSKMGTSMGKSCLSLQARWSGVSRLMVTPRVSGLERSQEKSLELHFPEPVSTSPASFSCLPSHSPIMAAGTVPRLSPVNGNSSRHNGSPPLSKPKTFLTFPGRSHYTNNRSSTPVKPPSSASSVASSSSSMRPPTPSTSVSLPYSRGLGSSGPHRPPSRASSGLPPPPPLLQVSAHSAAAEREGRRSVPGAENNAAAGRSTPGGPSASSSAPGSSGRSSQNQPSIPPLAFQFHQHNHQHQHTHTHQHFTPFLHPTATAPPLFDKYPGKIDGLYRHPFFPQYPPPSVPSIQPVIPPTGPFSSLQGAFQPKPLVPQGTGPDITARLGVVPHHLQPKDPRLTDPFGTSLKISNKPGKWCAMHVYVAWMILSHQKKVKLMQADPHKLDFRSDLLARFPGAGGLGQLGPMGGALPPTHDLTRPPSLFSATGPVNPSSAPFISPSAPHSSFLTPTAHLDPYGRSPPFTPLGALGSGAFGGLGSPALGSVFGHKDSPASVVGSLSTPNHHDPWNRLHAGPSGFPSGPSWAKGADKRDERDRGKDGERREIPHIKDEKDRDNMLYGRQPVRMSPVATSFKPRSSTPVSHINGHSSALGGSSGPIEDLTRSLNRDRDGEKRPVPTVSSRGPPVGPSSLVADRDRPRSSSSSVLNTPPPSNRSAPSPLDLYPRPLGPTAHSLHSDPSHSQRDSNAPVSSAASASVTLSQAKKSDRTTTPVSKPPLLLPPVKVKEERKEEPEHIPITLPPSAPSHSFDRPNSHPHHHSSGTPSSSSLSLTPTPGVPLPPPTPNPPSHQHLSLLERSRAIEAYLGSTAGAGLVVGPGGERFSHGPHQGPPQGPHSFTWDPWRELAVQQQHQHRREALALRSDPHLALRSDPHLARLLQHQRLLEAERVAAVAAAAAVAAPHHPPTSTSAASASAGRPEFSLMAHHFDRPPQLGPPGGGLIDEEQRAQILREDFERARYFGLHPHLPHGSHLSSPSHAATAAHLEQLHPGLLSHALPPGAAAASQHHAGLYSRLGPLTPHQVPNGILAKTTAGLMGVGMGVGAPPPLIPSVTSRSSTPPRSSRLGPGELTLYSAHKDGESR